The DNA region AAGATTTCCTCGTTCAGCGCCGGGTCACTCCATTGGGCATCGGGTAGCAAACGCGGTGCGATGCGCAGGGCGTCAGCGTCATCGGATTCGAAGCAAACTTCGGTGCCGGTGATGAGCGATTGGATGCGGTCGTAGTGGCGGCGGTTGATAATGTGCGCCATCTCCTGATGCCATGGGGTGGTGCGGAGGAGCTCGGTCATGGCGGCCACCAGCTCAGCGTGTGCGTTTTCATGCACCGCGACGAAGTCTGGAGCGAAGCAGGTTTGGCCGCCGTTGAAGAACTTTCCAATCAGAATGCGGCGTGCGGTTTGCTCGATGTCGGTGTGCTCATCGACGACCACCGGGCACTTGCCACCAAGCTCCAGAATGCAGGGGGTGAGATGGGCGGCGGCTTGTTGGGCCACGATGCGGCCGACTTCCGTGCTGCCGGTGAAGAAGATGAAGTCGAAGGGTTGGGCAAGAAGCTCACGTGAGGTCGATGCGTCACCCGTGATGACTGTGGCGTGCGCTGGATCGAAGGTGTCGGCGATGAGTTTGGTGAGCAGTTGCTCCGATGGGGGGGCGAGCTCTGATGGTTTGAGGATGACCGTGTTGCCGGCGGCGATGGCGGAGATGAGTGGAGCGATCGATAGTTGGATCGGGTAGTTCCACGGAGCAATGATCAACGTGACTCCGAATGGATCGCGCTGGATGGAGGCGCGGGACGGGTGAAAGTGCAGCGGAGTGCGGGCCCGTCCGGGTTTGACCCACTTGGCGAGCTTGCGGGTGACGAGGCGGATCTCTTCGAGCAGGAAGTGGTACTCCGCGACGTGGGCTTCGAGTTCCGGTTTTCCTAGGTCCTGGTGCAATGCATCGATCAGCGCATCGCGGTTCGCGATGAGGTTTTTCTCCAACAAATTGAGCGCATTGATTCGCTGCTGCAGCGGCAAGGTGTTACCCGATTCGAAGTACGCCTTGTGCTGTGTAATCGACCGAATGATCTGGTCCTGTGATGTGTGTGAATCCATAACGCTAAGAGGGGCGTAGAACGGAAGCGTGATTGCGTTGGCTATCATGTCCCCGATGCCTCGAAAAAAGGAAGGAATGAAACGATGAAAAGAACGACAGTGTCAGTGATTGGTGCGGGGCTTGGAGGCTTGTCTGCTGCGATTTCCTTGAAAGCGGCAGGGTACGACGTGGCGGTCTATGAGAAGAACGCGCGGATTGGAGGGAAGCTCAACTTGCTGGAGAAGGACGAATATACATTTGATCTAGGGCCGTCGATTTTCACGTTGCCGCAGTTCTTCCGGGATTTGTTTGAGAGGGCGGGGCGCAACATGGACGACTATGTGCAGTTGGAGAAAGTCACGCCGCATTGGCGGAACTTTTTCGAGGACGGGTTCGTCTTCGACCTTTACGAAGAGGACGAGCGGATGCGTCAGGAGTTTACCTCCAAGCTCAATGGCAGCGGGGAGAAGGCGTGGCAGGAGTACCAGCGCTTTTTGGAGTACGCCCGCCAGCAGTACGACATCGTGGACGAAGGCTATTTCCGGCACGGATTGGACAACTTGTGGGAGTTCTTGAGGTATTACGGGCTGCGGCGCTTGGGTAAGGAGATCGACTACAAGCGCTCGATGGCGGAGTCGATTGCGGACTACTTCTCCGACCCGCGGATGC from Sulfuriroseicoccus oceanibius includes:
- a CDS encoding aldehyde dehydrogenase family protein, with the protein product MDSHTSQDQIIRSITQHKAYFESGNTLPLQQRINALNLLEKNLIANRDALIDALHQDLGKPELEAHVAEYHFLLEEIRLVTRKLAKWVKPGRARTPLHFHPSRASIQRDPFGVTLIIAPWNYPIQLSIAPLISAIAAGNTVILKPSELAPPSEQLLTKLIADTFDPAHATVITGDASTSRELLAQPFDFIFFTGSTEVGRIVAQQAAAHLTPCILELGGKCPVVVDEHTDIEQTARRILIGKFFNGGQTCFAPDFVAVHENAHAELVAAMTELLRTTPWHQEMAHIINRRHYDRIQSLITGTEVCFESDDADALRIAPRLLPDAQWSDPALNEEIFGPVLPIVKFSNRNELITRLRKFTSPLALYLFSSDKSFTRELTHAIRSGSVCINDTMKQSGNLNLPFGGVGASGHGRYRGRFGVESFTYQRPVVRRPFLKDLFEIIPPYAEKLPMIRRFLK